A stretch of DNA from Saccharomycodes ludwigii strain NBRC 1722 chromosome I, whole genome shotgun sequence:
AACAATTTGTTCAGTCAAGATAAGttgatttaataaaatattgaaaaaaaaaccccccCATTGTATTAATGAGGTGATAATAATTAGGACGACTGTAGCATCAGAACTGATTCTTATTTAGTTAGACTaatgtatttatatattattttacacACCAattaagataaaaaaaaaatgaaaaattataatctATTTTGACTTAAAGCGTTTTGTAtgtaatatattaatatttagGGGTAAAAGGATGGGAGAAAGGAgaagatattatttaaaataataatacatatatgCAATGGTATAGAAACAGCTGCACAgcatataaatatttttattattaaactttacatttattatatgtGAAAATTCTATTATCGCCTTCATTGTAAAAATCCCTATTTTTTATCcccagaaaaaaaaatgatttactttttatatCTAAAGTCGCactaacaacaacaataataataatgctaactttaaaaatacaaagcctttttttttttttttttttttttttttttttaatcttctTTCTcgattatattttttctaaaattaataaaattctGGGAAAcaccttttcctttttttttttcctttctctctttcttACTTACAGCCGCCTTTCTAACTATCACTATTAAACTACCTttcctttcctttcttttcttttctttttttcctttttttctctcaatcgtctaaaaaaaaaaagatttattatctttttcttccaaCGTAGCTTTGTTGAATTTAGATACTCCGCAAATTTCATACGTATAGAAATTGAAGtaattcattaaaaaaaaaaaaaagaattgaaaatgCACGACTTATCGAAGCCAAATAGTAAATTACACGTGTGTAATGATACGAACACTCAAATTAATACGTCTAGGAAACAAGATTATCTATTTGCTTCGACAACACCCGAAAATCTACTCAACAGGGATGAATCGAAATCAAGGATATCATTAGGTCCATCATCTTCCTCAGATTTTAACTACGATATGAATGGTAACAATAGAGAATATTCATACGACCAAGAATCTGTTGGATCATCAATAGCTTCCCACAACAATATCTCAAGACCACAATCTAGAGCTTCTGTTACCTCAGGGTTATCTACGACTGCTGCCAAAGATGGAATTGAGGGAAAAAGAGTATTAAGAGCTGGTATTAGTCCTTACTCTTTGAACCTGTTAAATGCGTTAAATGCTGTCAACGTGAATAAGTCGCTATCATCccataatttatttaagaataataatgaaagcAACAACAGTAATAGTAATTCAATTGAAAATGACAATCCTTTTGCTTCCCCTATGACCATAAgagaaaaaatgaaattattgaatataGACAAGAGAAGTCCCGTTCCTTCCCAATTTGGCTCAATGAGAGGCGATGATCCGGTAAACACTTCTATTTCCAgtgaaaatattgaaagaCCAAATATAGAAAGTTTATTGAAAGAATCGCTCATTGGGGAACGTGGTTTAGGGAACCAATTACATTTAACTTCTAATAATGAGAGAACGTTGGAATCTTTCAGCAATGCTAGTACTATTGGCGATGATTATTCATATTTGCAAGATGGCTTTTCAAATACTTCCACTTCATTGGTACCTACGACCACAGAAAGTGTAATTTCAGCTGGCAACAGTGAACGTGATGCTTAGAAGAATAGAAGAGAAgactattattttaattttttttttaatttttttttttttattttaatgcAGCGAATTTTTTgcttgtatttttattttttattttttatttttagggatttttctattaaaacggtttatttttttaaaccgCGAAAATGtgtatatactttttttttttcttttttaattccatTAACTATAATTACAGTTTCTAGTGGTTTTACTATGATatcattgttgttttgattaattttttttttctttttttttaatttttttttttttatatagaACAATTCGAtgtatttttgtttcatgGATTTTTGATTTGCCTTTAATTCATATTGCAatgtgtttttattttattttcacttatataatttttccattttccattttagatctaattttttttttttctttttttctttttttttttgaatcaataaaacaaaatgttgttaatttaaatatatttcttttcgGGACCGATCAAAATAATTGttaacaaatttaattcaattctttaccatgtattaaaaaaaaaaaaaaatactccTTTTGTCTTTTCACGTGGGTTttatagtttatttttaaggaaaaaaattttttttttttttttttttttttttccccctccTTTTTCTCTCCCTGCCATTTCCTttacatatacatatatatctaGACTTTCAGTTAATCCTTGATTAGTAAaatagaacaaaaaaagaaaatcaacAAACTATTTTGAAGACATGTTTCATAGAGCTTCAAAGGCGAAAAGGGCAATAAATgccatttcttttttgaagaATAAATCATCCAAAATTACTCCTGTTGGATCATCCATTATTGTGAAGCACACTTTAAGTGTCAATTCCTACCGGTTTATTAGTTCCAAACCTAACGAAGTGTTCACTAAATTATCAGATGAAAACGATCCACAGAGAGActccttttttaaatacacTTGGGGTAGTTGGTTAAAGAATGACAAGgcagaaaaggaaaaaagaactacaaaattttctttagaaggactaaacaaaattttagacgatttatatttacaatCTAAGTGCTTATCAATTAAAGATGATGAGATACCTGCTCCCACttacaataaaaacttGACAGTTAGTTTGCCACATAATATCCTTCCAAAATCAATTGGCACCATTAACGATAAAGTTAAGATTAAAGTCATGTCTAGTATCCACGAGGGTAAGCACCATagaatttataaattagATTTAACCAATCAGAAATCCTTTATTTTAAGAATTCCTTATCCAATGGAAAGTGAACAAAGCATAGCACAAAGAATCAAAAGTGAGGTTGCTTCGATGGATTTTGCtgatttgaaattaaatattaaagttCCAAAAACTTATTGTTTTGGTGTTAATACTTTAAATCCAATCCGCTCGCCTTTTATTCTACAAGAATATATTGAAGGTAActtattaatgaaaaaatggaaTCCTTTAATAGAGGACGATTTATCAAACGGTACTcataaaaaagttttaaatgaGGTTATTTGTCCCTTATCGGATTTCCAATCTAAATTGGCAAGTGTTACGTTCACTAAATTTGGCAGTTTGTACTTTGCCAAAGATTGTAAGAACACAGAACCTGCTTATGTTGGCGAAGAGAACAAAAGTTTACAAAATAGGTGGAAGATTGGTCCTACCACAGAAAAATGCTTCTGGAGAAAGAAATCTGCTATGAAACCAGAAGATCATGCCAAATTTTTGGGACCTTGGAGTAATCCGTTGAGCATTGTTAAAGATGCAGCCTCTGTGGAGTTagaaaacattaaaattaGGTTAGCTGTGGGTGATGCCAATCCTAACTCTAACTCGCATGATTCAAAAACTTTGAAATCGGAACTTAAAACATTTGATAGATTAGTCACACTTGCCCCCGTTTTATTTAGTACAAAGTCTGAAGCTATTCCAAACGTTGAAGATTTGTTTAAGCCACGTCTACAACATGCAGACTTGGATCCTATGAACGTGTTGGTTACTAATTCTGGAGAGAAATATTTGTTAGACTTTGAATGTAGTTCAATTAAACCCTTTATTTTGAATCATCCCCCAGCATTTATTAGCTATGACGGTCCTAAGATTTTTGCCTTGGACACAAAACATGCAGAATACAATAAATTATCTGAGCCAGAAAAAGAACAATACAAGTTTATGTACAAACGTACTAggaatttgtttttgtggGAATCCGCCTTGAATGAAAGATCtccaaaattaatatacaCGGTTGCACCACCAgttaaaatgttaaaatcaCCATATTTATCGgcaattttaaagaaaactGATGAAGagtatttaaatattgatgAGCATTTAATATACTTACAAAGCGTGTGGAAAGATTTAGCTGCCAATAAAATTGTTGGTAGTGAAACTTATCCAGTAGCTTTTTCCAATGCAGAAATTGAGCAACATAAGGTTGATATTGAGGCttatgataaaaaattgatgaGTATACCATTTGCAGCTACTCAAGGTTGGATTCCTCAAGATATGTTTGATAATTTAGTCAACCAAAAGCTTTTGataaaagatgaaaatggGGACTACAAATTGGATGTAAAGTCTGTttagaaaattaaacatgtatatttcatatttttaaatttttttttttttttttttttttttttttataaataatattttggcggctatttgtaaaataaagatgccttagttttttttttttttttttttatagtgTAAATCACTTTGCAAAGatttttagtttatatTCACatgaaaatattcaattttaaaacaaaataaaggCTCAAATatccaaagaaaaaaaaaatgaatgaGAGTAACTGTAATTTTCAAGAATCAGTAAGTGAAATCATTGGTATGTGTTCTTATTTAAAgcaaaacaagaaaaaccATAATGGAACCAATTAACTATATACTAACTTTGCGCAAgttacttatttatttatttatttatatagatTACACAAACTGGTTAACAAATGAAATAACTACAACTTCTAAATTGgagcaaaaaaatttaacatCCATTGAAGATAAATTAGATTTATTGATACCGATGGTGGAAAAATATGACCAATCAATTAGAATAACAATGCTTTCCATTGATGACGATAAAATGTATTTATTGGAAAACAATGTTTCTAATTTATGGAATTCGATTTCCATTGGCCTAAAAGTGGATCATAATGCTTCCCTCCAGAGACTTTTATGTAAATGTAAGTTTTTTGCTACTCTTTTGTTTTCCCTCATAGAGGCACTATCTTCTTCCACAGAACACAAAATACgaattttaaaatgttaTGTTAGCTGTatcaaaacatttttagATGGCAATTTTACCGAAGTTCTAACCAAGGttcaagaaaaaagtgAACTATTGTTACCTTTAGTTGAAGAAGTCTGCAAAACTCCTGAgggtaaaaataaagatagtgtcaaaaagttaaaaatcGAATATTTTCTAGTAAACtttcaatttaatttaGCAAATGACAAGTTTGAAGCGGCTGCCTTTTACCAATCCAAATTAAACACTTTTAAGGATTGTTGTTTAGTAGATGAGCAAAGTATAATTGAAATTTGCAGAACAATATACAATACTTCTTTAGAATTAACTGACAAAGAACACATTAACATGGAAGATGCAAATAGGGCAATCTCCTTATTAAATACAGCTGTACAATTCATAGATTCTAAAATGGGAACTTTAACAGCGGTTGAAAGTTACAATGAAGTGAACTATTTGGTATTGTGTTTACTTTCAAAATGTTTATTAGAAACCAAACAGTTCGTTGCCGCAAAGGAGGTCATTGATAAACTGCAGTCCCTTTTCCCAGATAAGattaatacttttaaattgGTTTTGCAATGGATTGACTTTCAAAATAGCACTGAAGAACCTCCTAAACTAACCACAATTGAACTTAGAGAGAAAACCATTATGAAAATGATCATGTctgttaatattaaagaaaatttagatGAACTAATCACTTGCATTAATTCACAGGGGAAATATGCTTTAGATTCAGCATTAAGATGTTTggataatttgtttttaaacaGAATGGATCCTGAAAAAGATTATAAGTTACTAGAAAAACTTATATTAGTCAAGGTATTCCTTATTtctcaaaataaaactttggaGAACATctctaaaattaaaaaactaGACGAGTTCTTTGATGTGTGTAATAAAATGTTTACATCCAAATTATCTTCGTCAACGACTCAAACTGTAGTCCCATTACTTTGGAGTGTTGGCAAACAattgtataaaaaaaagaagtacCTTGATAGTATAGGGTGGTTTGAACTAGGTTTGCATGAGGTTTTATCCATTATATGTGACACAAGGGCTAAATTTCAAAGAGCTTTACAATTGAGTCATTTTGAGTTAGGAAATTATGGAAAAATAAGCGAGATTTATGAAGCTATGTCTGAAAAAGACAAGAACCATAGTCTTTCGAAATTAATACTATTCAAGACATTGGttagacaaaaaaaaatagagagAGCTATTGAGGTGTTGAACACAATAAACTCCAAAAACTGTTTGAATTACGgggaaatattattatattgtaTAGAAGAAGTCAAAAAAACCACAGAACTTATTGTGCCATTAATTAATAACTTGCTTACATTCATTAATTTAGAAAGCGTTTCATTTGAAAACCTGAAGCCAGATTCAATAGTTTCGATTGCATCAGTTTTACGTTATTCCATACAAATGCTTTTAACGTTGAACGATGAAGAAAACGTTGAAGAATGGTTGATGGATTATGCAGGATTGTTGAAAGATTTGTTAACTACctctattaatttttttaccaagatacaaactttgaaaaaaataagcatAAATACGGGCCATGGTTCCATTAACGTTTATGAATTAGAATGGTTCGCAGCGATTTGCTATAATTTACAAACTAAATGTTTTGGTGTAATGGACATAAAGTTGTGTAATCATCTTATGTATGTTGATATTGCtattcaatttttacaATTGATCCGCACTTATGAATTATCAGCAGCATTTACCGAAGATATAAACTTTTGGTACTCTCgatgtattattttaaaatgcTCATACAtattagataaaaaaataaatttatccCCAAAATTATTGAACGAAATGAATAATAGTTTATCAGAGAGTTTGGAAGAATGTAGAAACATGTGTTTAAAGGATAATAAAACCCAAAGATTCAATAAGTCAACgcttgatattattttaatactCTTTCAATGTTCACTCCAggaaaaagatgaaaaaaatatagcaAATATACTTGAATTTCCAGAGGTATCACTAAATACagaattgttaaaaaatattatggAGGTTTTGATCTCCAACAAGAAAATCTCTGataatatacttttttcaGTTTGTTTGAGGATTATATCCAAAGGTTTATGCGACAGTAAGATGAACGAGACGGACCTGTTTGCTTGGTTTAGATACTTATTATCAACAGATACTGTAGTAAACGAGAAAACTGATGCATGTTTAAAACTTCTTGATACTTTTCACGAAAGATTGAAAAGCGATGAAAACATTGATTTTGTATCGTCTcattcattaaaaaaggatataGATTGGttggttattttttgcTGGAATAAATGTGTTGAAGACGCCATTAATGGTTCAGAAACGTCTAGTGTACTTTGGTGTCAgaaatcaattttatttgcaAAATTAGGTGGTCTAGAAGAAgctgaaaaaatattttcccTTTGGAGTTCTCTCGCAGAAGCAGCTggtatacaaaaaaattctgttttattatgataATAGTATCTAGAAAAAGGAGTCACAAATTTGGccttggaaaaaaaaaaaaaaaaaaaaaaaaagaacgacaacgaaaataaaactttttttttttttttaatattaactaGATGAGCCAAGTCATTGAGTCATCCTTCTTTTAACCTTATAATGAGTTTAGGTGGCATTATTTTaggatttattatttttcatttgatctttttattttagcctatactaataaaaatattgtaatTTCTGTTAATTGCATTTTACATACTGAGTAATAAAAtggttttttctttctttctttgtaTAATAGCTTTTACGTAgatgttaataaaatttaactaGTTTTTCAATTGATAATATGGGGAACCTAGCAGTAAATGTTTGTTTTGATGCACGAGTTTCTGTTGAAAAATGTACTGTGGTGGTATTTAGACACTATAACAATCCCAAAATCTGCATTTTAAATGAGTAATaactataaaattaatttcacAATAAAAGGTCATgtgaaattaataattttcgCTTAAAAAGAgtattaattatttctgCGGGGTTTCTAcgtacttttttttttttttttttttttcttttttatgatcatacctaaaaaaaaaaaaaaatttccttTACCTGTTGCCTTTTCGTcatttttacaaattttTATCCATGGAGCATTGGCCTAGAAAAACTGCCACAGTTTTTGGTGAAGTTACAgagagggaaaaaaaaaaaaaaaaaaaagaaaaagatattattacaatttaataataataatttcttaTTAAAATGATATTCAATAccattctttttaataccTTAATTTGAAGCCTAGTTAGtgttaaaactttttcaatGTTCTTCATTTCGTTTGAattagatatatataatagagcttattatttcaaaaaaactataggtttcatttttctcgacctttcttttttttttcttcttctccttcttccTTTCcttatatgtatatttttagtaaagtatctttagaaaaatatatttttataaaaatatgacAAACAAACTATCAGAAAAATAACCAATTCCAAAACCTGTTATATAATAGAAACCATGTCTTATCCACAAGAAAtccaaaatattcaaaattcttttaaaactgCCATGAATTTATCCGGTTCTCCAGGGGAGGTTTCTACTTCTCCTACTGATTCTTTTATGAACAGTTTGCCACATCGTACCAGCGTTTCCAAACAAACCAAAGCTTTAAAACCTTTTTCTACCGGTGATATTAAGATTTTACTATTAGAAAATGTCAATAAAGGTGCTGTCGATATTTTAACCAACCAAGGTTATCAAGTTGAATTTCACAAGACTTCTTTACCGGATGATGAATTGattgaaaaaatcaagGATGTTCATGCCATTGGTATTAgatcaaaaacaaaattaactGAAAAAATCTTGAAACACGCTAAGAACTTAGTCGTCATTGGTTGTTTCTGTATTGGTACAAACCAAGTTGATTTAGAATATGCTGCTAAAATTGGTGTTGCCGTTTTCAATTCTCCATTCTCCAATTCGAGATCGGTTGCCGAATTAGTTATTGCTGAAATTATCTCCTTGGCTAGACAATTGGGTGACAGATCAATTGAATTACACACTGGTACATGGAATAAGGTTTCTTCTAAATGTTGGGAAGTTAGAGGTAAAACCTTGGGTATTATTGGGTACGGTCACATTGGTTCTCAATTATCTGTTTTGGCCGAAGCTATGGGTATGCATGTTTTATATTACGATATTATCACTATCATGGCCTTGGGTACTGCCAAACAAGTTTCTACTTTAGatgaattattaaacaaatcaGATTTTGTTACCTGCCATGTTCCAGCTACTCCAGAAACCAAGAACCTGTTGTCTATTCCACAATTTGCAGCCATGAAAGATGGGTCCTATGTCATCAATGCTTCAAGAGGTACTGTCGTGGATATTCCAGCTTTGGTTCAAGCTATTAAGTTGGGCAAGATTGCTGGTGCTGCCTTGGATGTTTATCCAAATGAACCAGCAAAGAATGGTGCTGGCTTGTATTGTGATCAATTAAACCCATGGACTTCTGAATTAGTTTCCTTGCCAAATGTTATTTTAACCCCACACATTGGTGGTTCCACAGAGGAAGCCCAAAGAGCTATAGGTGTTGAGGTTTCTCATGCTCTATTAAAATACATCAATGAAGGTAGTTCAATTGGTGCTGTCAACTTCCCAGAAGTTTCATTAAGGGCTTTAGATCTAGATCAAGAAAACACTGTTCGTGTATTATACATCCACAAAAATGTTCCTggtgttttaaaaactgTTAACAACATTTTGTCCGATCACAATATTGAAAAGCAATATTCTGATTCTAACGGTGATATTGCCTATTTAATTGCCGATATTTGTGATGTTAATCAAAGCGATATCAAAGATATAtatgataaattaaatgcTACGCCATATAGAATCTCTATTAGAGTCCTTTATTAAGGCGCTTTATTATCTTCTTTTAGAAGTATATTTCTGGgttttattcattttgtgttttttgtaaaggtttttttttttttctttttttttttttttcttctttctgtGGTTTAGGTTCAACCCTCTGTCATGTAtttacttatatatatatatatatatatatatgtatatcaGTGTATAGAacatataatatatatgaactttcgtaaaaaaaataagggAAAGAATTGTTATCAGTAAATATAGTAATTAAACAAAGGTATATTACTATGTACACTTTTACTAGACAGTACAAACGTCATTAATTTTGACCTTGCCATTTGCagaattaattttgtttaatcTTTAAATTGCAAGTTTCACTGAGCGGTTCATCTATAACACTACAGAACCTTAAAGAAGGCTcatctataaaaaaaaaaacaacatcaTATATTTACCTATGACAAGAATGAATGTAACAGTAGTATCTCTACAGTTATACAATTGCAgcaattacaaaataaaataaaactaatatcattatattcagtttttataatttggaattcaaactttatattttaataattaaaaatataaatattaatctTCGTTCGTAAGATTCTTTCTAAACTTCCCGTGAATTGATACTAGTAGATATGTTGACTTTGTATTGTAACGACATAGGCCCTTCATATAATACGCAACATAATTGATAACAATATTTAAGCGTAgcaatcaaataaatatttcaataataaatattatgatAGCGTATACCATCAACCTCCTTTCCATCGCAAAAAGTAGAATGAACTATCAACAATACCAAACCCATCTTTACGCCTTAATGCTTACAATCCGGGTAATACTTAAGGTGAATAATTTCAACGcgtattgaaaatattc
This window harbors:
- the SPO22 gene encoding Spo22p (similar to Saccharomyces cerevisiae YIL073C | SPO22 | SPOrulation); its protein translation is MNESNCNFQESVSEIIDYTNWLTNEITTTSKLEQKNLTSIEDKLDLLIPMVEKYDQSIRITMLSIDDDKMYLLENNVSNLWNSISIGLKVDHNASLQRLLCKCKFFATLLFSLIEALSSSTEHKIRILKCYVSCIKTFLDGNFTEVLTKVQEKSELLLPLVEEVCKTPEGKNKDSVKKLKIEYFLVNFQFNLANDKFEAAAFYQSKLNTFKDCCLVDEQSIIEICRTIYNTSLELTDKEHINMEDANRAISLLNTAVQFIDSKMGTLTAVESYNEVNYLVLCLLSKCLLETKQFVAAKEVIDKLQSLFPDKINTFKLVLQWIDFQNSTEEPPKLTTIELREKTIMKMIMSVNIKENLDELITCINSQGKYALDSALRCLDNLFLNRMDPEKDYKLLEKLILVKVFLISQNKTLENISKIKKLDEFFDVCNKMFTSKLSSSTTQTVVPLLWSVGKQLYKKKKYLDSIGWFELGLHEVLSIICDTRAKFQRALQLSHFELGNYGKISEIYEAMSEKDKNHSLSKLILFKTLVRQKKIERAIEVLNTINSKNCLNYGEILLYCIEEVKKTTELIVPLINNLLTFINLESVSFENLKPDSIVSIASVLRYSIQMLLTLNDEENVEEWLMDYAGLLKDLLTTSINFFTKIQTLKKISINTGHGSINVYELEWFAAICYNLQTKCFGVMDIKLCNHLMYVDIAIQFLQLIRTYELSAAFTEDINFWYSRCIILKCSYILDKKINLSPKLLNEMNNSLSESLEECRNMCLKDNKTQRFNKSTLDIILILFQCSLQEKDEKNIANILEFPEVSLNTELLKNIMEVLISNKKISDNILFSVCLRIISKGLCDSKMNETDLFAWFRYLLSTDTVVNEKTDACLKLLDTFHERLKSDENIDFVSSHSLKKDIDWLVIFCWNKCVEDAINGSETSSVLWCQKSILFAKLGGLEEAEKIFSLWSSLAEAAGIQKNSVLL
- the AIM9 gene encoding Aim9p (similar to Saccharomyces cerevisiae YER080W | AIM9 | Altered Inheritance rate of Mitochondria), which codes for MFHRASKAKRAINAISFLKNKSSKITPVGSSIIVKHTLSVNSYRFISSKPNEVFTKLSDENDPQRDSFFKYTWGSWLKNDKAEKEKRTTKFSLEGLNKILDDLYLQSKCLSIKDDEIPAPTYNKNLTVSLPHNILPKSIGTINDKVKIKVMSSIHEGKHHRIYKLDLTNQKSFILRIPYPMESEQSIAQRIKSEVASMDFADLKLNIKVPKTYCFGVNTLNPIRSPFILQEYIEGNLLMKKWNPLIEDDLSNGTHKKVLNEVICPLSDFQSKLASVTFTKFGSLYFAKDCKNTEPAYVGEENKSLQNRWKIGPTTEKCFWRKKSAMKPEDHAKFLGPWSNPLSIVKDAASVELENIKIRLAVGDANPNSNSHDSKTLKSELKTFDRLVTLAPVLFSTKSEAIPNVEDLFKPRLQHADLDPMNVLVTNSGEKYLLDFECSSIKPFILNHPPAFISYDGPKIFALDTKHAEYNKLSEPEKEQYKFMYKRTRNLFLWESALNERSPKLIYTVAPPVKMLKSPYLSAILKKTDEEYLNIDEHLIYLQSVWKDLAANKIVGSETYPVAFSNAEIEQHKVDIEAYDKKLMSIPFAATQGWIPQDMFDNLVNQKLLIKDENGDYKLDVKSV
- a CDS encoding uncharacterized protein (similar to Saccharomyces cerevisiae YER079W | Putative protein of unknown function), which gives rise to MHDLSKPNSKLHVCNDTNTQINTSRKQDYLFASTTPENLLNRDESKSRISLGPSSSSDFNYDMNGNNREYSYDQESVGSSIASHNNISRPQSRASVTSGLSTTAAKDGIEGKRVLRAGISPYSLNLLNALNAVNVNKSLSSHNLFKNNNESNNSNSNSIENDNPFASPMTIREKMKLLNIDKRSPVPSQFGSMRGDDPVNTSISSENIERPNIESLLKESLIGERGLGNQLHLTSNNERTLESFSNASTIGDDYSYLQDGFSNTSTSLVPTTTESVISAGNSERDA
- the SER33 gene encoding phosphoglycerate dehydrogenase SER33 (similar to Saccharomyces cerevisiae YIL074C | SER33 | SERine requiring (paralog of YER081W | SER3)), with the protein product MSYPQEIQNIQNSFKTAMNLSGSPGEVSTSPTDSFMNSLPHRTSVSKQTKALKPFSTGDIKILLLENVNKGAVDILTNQGYQVEFHKTSLPDDELIEKIKDVHAIGIRSKTKLTEKILKHAKNLVVIGCFCIGTNQVDLEYAAKIGVAVFNSPFSNSRSVAELVIAEIISLARQLGDRSIELHTGTWNKVSSKCWEVRGKTLGIIGYGHIGSQLSVLAEAMGMHVLYYDIITIMALGTAKQVSTLDELLNKSDFVTCHVPATPETKNLLSIPQFAAMKDGSYVINASRGTVVDIPALVQAIKLGKIAGAALDVYPNEPAKNGAGLYCDQLNPWTSELVSLPNVILTPHIGGSTEEAQRAIGVEVSHALLKYINEGSSIGAVNFPEVSLRALDLDQENTVRVLYIHKNVPGVLKTVNNILSDHNIEKQYSDSNGDIAYLIADICDVNQSDIKDIYDKLNATPYRISIRVLY